The Opitutus sp. ER46 DNA window GCGCGATCGCCCAGAACGAGCCCACGCCGGGACCGAAAAAGCCGTCATAGAACCCGAGCCCGAGTCCGAAACACACGAAGAACGCAGCGCGGCCCAGCCGCGGGGGATGCTCCTTCAGCCCGGCCGCCGGGCGGAAAATCGTGTAGAGCAGGATGACCGCGAGCATCCATGGTACCATCGCGCCCAGCAGCCCGGAATCGATCTGCTGCACGGCGAACGCCCCCAGCAACGCACCCGCCAGCGTCATCGCAATGCCCAGTCGGCACTCCGCGAGGTCCACCGCCTTCTGCTGCACGAAATGGCGCGTTGCGGAGACGCTACCGAAGCTCGACTGAAACTTGTTCGTCCCAAGCACGAGCGGCACCGGCAACCCAAGATTGAGGAGCGCCGGCACCGTGATCAGGCCACCGCCGCCCGCGATGGCGTCCACCGTCCCCGCGATCAGCGCGACGAGGAACAGGACGGGATAATGCCAGAGTTCGAGAGCGGGCATGGCGAGCCGGTCACCCCAGCAGAAGGCGACGGCCCGTCAAGGCCCGCGCGTCACTTGCCGGAGACGGGCGCTCCGGCCTGGCGCGCGTAGAACTCCTGCAACACGCCGAACGCCTGCTTGCGGGTGCCGTTCTCACCGATGAGGCCCTTGCGGTTCCAGCCGTCCTGCACGTGCGGCAGCAGCCGGCGCGGGGACCGGAAATCCGCCAGGATCCACGGCGTGCAGCCACGCCACTGCGGGATCTTTTCCAGCATCGCGAGCGTGCGGCGGTACAGATCCGCCTGATACTCCTCGCTGAACCGCGTCAGCATGTCGCCATGGAGGCCCTGCAGCGCGTCGGCGCCAAATTCGCTGATGAAGACCGGCTTGTTGTATTTGATGCTCCAATGCACGCGATCGAGCTTCGCGGGCAGGCCGTCGTACCAGCCGATATACTGGTTGAACGCGAGGATATCGGTGTATTCGCCAAACGGATCGTCCACGACCTTCAGGTCGGGATCGGCCCTGGTGCGGTCGTTGTGCACCTCCATGGCGGCGGACACGAGGCGCGTGCCGTCGAGCCCGCGCGCGGTGTCGACGAGGGTCTTCAGGAAACGCGTGCGAGGCTCGCTCACGGGCGTTTCATTGGCCACGGACCAGACGATGACGCTGGCGCGGTTCTGGTCGCGGACGATCAGGTCGGTGAGCTGGGTGCGCGCGTTCTGCAACGTCTCCGGGTTCTCCCACTGGATGGTCCAGTAAACCGGCACCTCCTCCCAGGCGAGGAGCCCAAGCTCGTCGGCGGTGCGCGCCATGAACTCGTTGTGGGGATAGTGGGCCAGTCGGACGAAATTGCAGTTGAGCTCCTTGGCCCAGCCGAGCAGCAGGCGCGCATCCTCGCGCGAATAGGCGCGGCCACCGCGCATGGGATTCTCCTCGTGGATGCAGATGCCGCGCAGGAAGAGAGGCTGGCCGTTGAGGAAGAGGTCGGGCCCGCGCACCTCGATGGTGCGAAAACCAATGCGGTCCGTCGTCCGGTCCGTCTCCGCCGTCAGCGTGACCGGGTACAGGTGCGGGTGCTCCGGCGACCACAAGGCGAGGCCGGTCGCGGGCAGCGTGACCTGGCCAGCGCCCTTTGCGTCGGTCTGGATCTCCGCGGCGAACTGGTCGCCGATCGCGACGCGCACCTTCTGCTGGCGGCGCGGGCCGTCGAGCTGGACGCGCGCCTCGATCCGGTCGATGACGCCTTTCGGCAACTGGACGCGGAAATCGGCAATGTAGGTCGCGGGCGTCTCCACGAGCAGGACGTCGCGGGTGAGACCGCCGTAGTTCCACCAGTCGGTGTTCACCGTCGGCACGGCCTCAAGGTAGCGGCGGTTGTCGACGCGGACGACGAGCGAGTTGCCGGTCGCCTGCACGAGGCCGGTG harbors:
- a CDS encoding TSUP family transporter, with protein sequence MPALELWHYPVLFLVALIAGTVDAIAGGGGLITVPALLNLGLPVPLVLGTNKFQSSFGSVSATRHFVQQKAVDLAECRLGIAMTLAGALLGAFAVQQIDSGLLGAMVPWMLAVILLYTIFRPAAGLKEHPPRLGRAAFFVCFGLGLGFYDGFFGPGVGSFWAIALVLLLGQNFGRATATTKVMNATSNVASLALFAAAGQVHYGAGLAMAAGQILGGRIGAGLVVTRGARFVRPIFMVMAAATLARLLWVQYR
- a CDS encoding glycoside hydrolase family 2 TIM barrel-domain containing protein, which translates into the protein MLLRALRPLAFLALLGAAPLLRADPALANVYARPSVSLNGKWHVIIDPYETGYYDYRRQPLDAAAKPTSGYFLDQQPADKSQLLEYNFDTSPTLTVPGDWNSQADPYLYYEGTVWYRRKFDFTRTTPDSRVFVYFGAANYRADVYLNGRKLGTHLGGFTPFSYEVTGLVQATGNSLVVRVDNRRYLEAVPTVNTDWWNYGGLTRDVLLVETPATYIADFRVQLPKGVIDRIEARVQLDGPRRQQKVRVAIGDQFAAEIQTDAKGAGQVTLPATGLALWSPEHPHLYPVTLTAETDRTTDRIGFRTIEVRGPDLFLNGQPLFLRGICIHEENPMRGGRAYSREDARLLLGWAKELNCNFVRLAHYPHNEFMARTADELGLLAWEEVPVYWTIQWENPETLQNARTQLTDLIVRDQNRASVIVWSVANETPVSEPRTRFLKTLVDTARGLDGTRLVSAAMEVHNDRTRADPDLKVVDDPFGEYTDILAFNQYIGWYDGLPAKLDRVHWSIKYNKPVFISEFGADALQGLHGDMLTRFSEEYQADLYRRTLAMLEKIPQWRGCTPWILADFRSPRRLLPHVQDGWNRKGLIGENGTRKQAFGVLQEFYARQAGAPVSGK